One window from the genome of Sphingomonas lacunae encodes:
- a CDS encoding S10 family peptidase, with amino-acid sequence MPTSRIALACALVALIATSQPVTAQSRAAENGATTTAPGTTEAPRPNRSVTRHSGTFNGVRVDYRAITGETFLTDEAGKPKAAIFSTSYIREGNDPNRPVTFLFNGGPGSGSLWLHMGAFGPVRVGIPSDARDDGAPPYPMLPNPDSLLDVTDLVFIDPVGTGFSYAMPGTDPSEYWGVTQDARSIAQFIRLWLNEHGRWNAPKYLGGESYGTTRSAAVLNQLEGQYNDVALNGVLLISTVLDFGAGADTPGNEVSYALNLPSMAATAKFHGKIDYPGTVEQLTAETRQWAMQTYLPALMQGNALPPEQRATVRAQLSRYTGISEAWLDRADIRITPQRFYKELLRDRGLTVGRLDSRYTGVDADSAGEGPDNDPSFYGIDAGYTAAMNAYARSTLGYETSRNYVTIGGVRGWDWRLNAGRDSDTYMNVAPYISTALRENSGLRIFVGQGYYDFATPFFAAEYALTRSGFPRDRIQFEYYDSGHMMYIRDEDRAKLSRDIRAFIRQR; translated from the coding sequence ATGCCGACGTCGAGAATTGCCCTTGCTTGCGCCCTGGTGGCGCTGATCGCGACCAGCCAACCGGTTACAGCGCAGAGCCGGGCAGCCGAAAACGGTGCGACAACAACGGCGCCCGGCACGACCGAAGCACCACGGCCGAACCGGTCGGTCACGCGGCACAGTGGCACCTTTAATGGCGTCAGGGTCGATTATCGGGCGATCACTGGTGAGACATTCCTGACCGATGAGGCCGGCAAGCCCAAGGCGGCCATCTTTTCAACCAGCTATATCCGTGAGGGCAATGATCCCAACCGGCCGGTGACATTCCTGTTCAACGGCGGCCCGGGTTCCGGATCGCTGTGGCTGCACATGGGCGCCTTTGGTCCAGTTCGGGTGGGCATTCCCTCTGACGCCCGTGACGACGGGGCGCCTCCCTATCCCATGCTGCCAAACCCGGACAGCCTTCTGGACGTGACTGACCTGGTGTTCATTGACCCGGTGGGCACCGGTTTTTCCTATGCGATGCCTGGTACAGACCCTTCGGAATATTGGGGGGTGACACAGGATGCGAGGTCGATTGCCCAGTTCATCCGCCTGTGGCTGAACGAACATGGTCGCTGGAACGCGCCAAAATATCTGGGCGGCGAAAGCTATGGCACGACCCGGTCGGCAGCGGTGCTCAACCAGCTGGAGGGCCAGTATAATGATGTTGCCCTGAATGGGGTGTTGTTGATTTCGACTGTGCTCGACTTTGGCGCAGGGGCCGACACCCCGGGCAATGAGGTGAGTTATGCACTCAACCTGCCGAGCATGGCTGCCACCGCGAAATTCCATGGCAAGATCGACTATCCCGGCACGGTCGAGCAATTGACGGCGGAAACCCGGCAATGGGCAATGCAGACCTATTTGCCCGCACTGATGCAGGGCAATGCCCTGCCCCCGGAACAACGGGCGACTGTCCGTGCGCAGTTGTCGCGCTACACCGGGATCAGCGAAGCCTGGCTGGACCGCGCCGACATCCGCATCACCCCGCAGCGATTCTACAAGGAGCTGCTGCGCGACCGCGGGCTGACTGTGGGCCGACTGGATTCCAGATATACTGGCGTTGATGCAGACAGCGCTGGGGAAGGGCCGGACAATGACCCCAGCTTTTACGGCATCGATGCCGGCTACACGGCGGCGATGAACGCCTATGCCCGGTCAACATTGGGATATGAGACTAGCCGCAACTATGTGACGATCGGCGGCGTGCGCGGATGGGACTGGCGGCTCAATGCTGGTCGCGACAGCGACACCTATATGAATGTTGCGCCCTATATTTCCACAGCGCTGCGGGAAAATTCGGGCCTGCGCATCTTTGTCGGCCAGGGATATTATGATTTCGCGACGCCCTTTTTCGCCGCTGAATATGCCCTGACCCGATCAGGCTTTCCGCGCGATCGGATCCAGTTTGAATATTATGATTCAGGCCACATGATGTATATTCGCGACGAGGACAGGGCAAAACTGTCGCGCGACATTCGCGCCTTCATCCGGCAACGATAA
- a CDS encoding helicase HerA-like domain-containing protein, whose amino-acid sequence MGSSKTMTDTGTMNNDIFIGQGGGQRQVINLRRANRHGLIAGATGTGKTVTLQGLAESFSAIGVPVFVSDVKGDLSGMALAGTPTGKLHEIFAARAAEIGQSDWAYRDNPVTFWDLFGEQGHPVRTTISEMGPLLLARLLGLNETQEGVLSIAFRIADEQQMLLLDLGDLQAMLAWCAENAGDLATRYGNVTKASVGAIQRQLLTLEDQGGDKFFGEPALDIMDMIQCDDQGRGVINILAADKLMASPKLYATFLLWLMAELFETLPEVGDPDKPKLVFFFDEAHLLFDEAPSALLDKVEQVVRLIRSKGVGVYFVTQNPIDIPDSVAGQLGNRMQHALRAFTPREQKAIKAAAETFRANPNVDVEEVITQLKVGEALVSTLMADGAPSPVERTLIKAPASRVGPLDERERAIIRSTSLVGDKYDHVIDRESAEELLAAKAQAAVAAAEEAEAAEEQAKLDAARAKEEAKLAAQRERERLRTEAAEARERERAERAAAREAAKPSMTEKIVQSAARSAASSIGRQVAGSLGRSLVRGILGSLLGK is encoded by the coding sequence CTGGGGAGCAGCAAGACCATGACCGATACAGGGACTATGAACAACGACATCTTCATCGGCCAAGGAGGCGGGCAACGACAGGTCATCAACCTGCGGCGGGCGAATCGGCATGGACTGATCGCCGGTGCGACCGGAACCGGCAAGACGGTGACGTTACAGGGTCTGGCAGAGAGTTTCTCGGCCATCGGCGTCCCGGTCTTCGTTTCCGACGTGAAGGGCGACCTGTCCGGCATGGCGCTCGCGGGAACACCGACAGGCAAGTTGCACGAGATTTTTGCGGCGCGGGCTGCCGAGATTGGCCAAAGCGACTGGGCCTATCGTGACAATCCCGTCACCTTTTGGGACTTGTTCGGCGAGCAGGGTCATCCCGTGCGGACCACCATTTCCGAAATGGGGCCCTTGCTTCTCGCCCGGTTGCTCGGCCTTAACGAGACGCAGGAAGGCGTTCTGTCGATCGCCTTTCGCATCGCAGACGAACAACAGATGCTGTTGCTCGATCTGGGCGATTTGCAGGCGATGCTGGCCTGGTGCGCCGAGAATGCAGGGGACCTCGCCACCCGCTATGGCAATGTCACCAAGGCCAGCGTTGGCGCAATCCAGCGGCAATTGCTGACATTGGAAGATCAGGGCGGCGACAAGTTCTTTGGCGAACCCGCGCTCGACATCATGGACATGATCCAGTGCGACGATCAGGGACGCGGGGTCATCAACATCCTCGCCGCTGACAAGTTGATGGCCAGTCCCAAACTTTATGCGACATTCCTGCTGTGGCTCATGGCGGAATTGTTCGAAACCCTCCCCGAAGTGGGTGACCCGGACAAGCCAAAGCTGGTGTTCTTCTTTGACGAAGCCCATCTGTTGTTTGATGAGGCCCCTTCGGCCCTTCTTGACAAGGTGGAGCAGGTTGTCCGGCTGATCCGATCCAAGGGGGTAGGTGTCTATTTCGTTACGCAGAACCCGATTGATATTCCCGACAGCGTTGCCGGGCAGTTGGGCAACCGCATGCAACACGCCCTGCGGGCCTTTACACCGCGTGAGCAAAAGGCGATCAAGGCGGCCGCCGAGACGTTCCGCGCCAATCCCAACGTCGATGTCGAAGAGGTGATTACCCAGCTCAAGGTGGGTGAGGCCCTGGTGTCGACACTGATGGCCGATGGCGCCCCGTCGCCAGTGGAACGCACGCTGATCAAGGCGCCCGCGAGCCGTGTGGGGCCGCTCGACGAACGTGAGAGGGCGATCATCCGGTCAACCAGCCTGGTGGGTGACAAATATGACCATGTCATCGACCGCGAATCCGCCGAAGAGTTGCTGGCGGCCAAGGCTCAGGCCGCTGTCGCTGCTGCAGAGGAAGCCGAAGCCGCTGAGGAGCAGGCCAAACTGGATGCCGCCAGAGCCAAGGAGGAGGCCAAGCTGGCCGCCCAGCGCGAGCGCGAGCGGCTCAGGACCGAGGCGGCAGAAGCCCGCGAGCGGGAGCGGGCAGAAAGGGCTGCCGCCCGTGAGGCTGCCAAGCCCTCAATGACTGAAAAGATAGTCCAATCGGCGGCGCGATCTGCCGCCAGCTCAATCGGACGGCAGGTGGCAGGCAGCCTCGGCCGATCGCTGGTGCGCGGCATATTGGGCAGCCTGTTGGGCAAATGA
- a CDS encoding trypsin-like peptidase domain-containing protein, translating to MRTVYAITSALLLGGSALALTSQMPLSAQVSEPATSSTAIVPRAGAPTSFAELTAQLQPAVVNISTTQRVQLPRNPFAGTPFENFFGGGQGQGQGQGQGQPQTRRAQSLGSGFIISADGYIVTNNHVVSPGAQGAVVEQITVTMPDRTEYVARLVGRDPDSDLAVLKIEARNLPHVAFGDSTNARVGDWVIAIGNPLGFGGTVTAGIVSALYRNVGPAGVGSGGAFDRYIQTDAAINQGNSGGPLFDMAGKVIGINSAIISPNGGNIGLGFAIPSEVAEPIVRQLIAGQTIQRGYLGVERGPLTEDLANALGISRERGEFINRVLPDGAADRAGIRAGDVVVKINGQDVTPDNNLSYIVANIRPGTRVPIELLRDGRRMTVTAVVAVRPSAEELTGQQFDPEAQQEFDQQQQPTETGDALIRSELGLVTQRITPDIARAIGVDSNTVGVVIAAVSGSSDAASKGLQRGDVILNAHGRPIANNADLANAIAEAKRQGRTAILVQVVRRGIRPQYIPLRLGN from the coding sequence GTGCGTACCGTCTATGCGATAACTTCGGCCCTGCTGCTGGGTGGATCCGCCCTAGCGCTGACTTCGCAGATGCCGCTCAGCGCGCAGGTTTCTGAACCAGCGACTTCTTCCACCGCGATCGTGCCGCGGGCCGGCGCCCCCACCAGTTTTGCCGAACTGACGGCACAATTGCAGCCGGCAGTGGTCAACATTTCCACTACCCAGCGTGTTCAATTGCCCCGCAATCCCTTTGCAGGAACGCCCTTCGAGAATTTCTTTGGTGGCGGCCAGGGACAGGGGCAAGGGCAGGGACAGGGGCAGCCGCAAACCCGACGTGCCCAATCGCTTGGATCGGGCTTCATCATTTCTGCTGACGGCTATATCGTCACCAACAATCATGTCGTGTCACCTGGCGCCCAGGGCGCGGTGGTCGAGCAGATTACCGTGACCATGCCGGACCGCACCGAATATGTCGCACGGCTGGTCGGTCGTGATCCCGACTCCGATCTTGCCGTGCTGAAAATAGAGGCTCGCAACCTGCCGCATGTTGCGTTTGGCGATTCCACAAACGCCCGCGTTGGAGACTGGGTGATTGCGATCGGTAACCCACTGGGCTTTGGCGGCACGGTGACTGCCGGGATTGTTTCTGCCCTCTATCGCAACGTAGGCCCGGCTGGCGTCGGCTCAGGTGGCGCCTTTGACCGGTACATCCAGACCGACGCCGCGATCAACCAGGGCAACAGCGGCGGACCGCTGTTCGACATGGCGGGCAAGGTTATCGGGATCAATTCGGCGATCATCTCCCCCAACGGTGGCAACATCGGCCTGGGTTTTGCCATCCCGTCCGAGGTTGCCGAACCCATCGTCCGCCAACTGATTGCCGGCCAAACCATCCAACGCGGGTATCTGGGCGTTGAGCGGGGACCGCTGACCGAAGACCTGGCCAATGCGCTGGGCATAAGCCGTGAACGCGGCGAATTCATCAACCGGGTGCTACCGGATGGAGCGGCGGATCGCGCCGGGATCCGTGCGGGTGACGTTGTGGTCAAGATCAATGGTCAGGATGTGACCCCGGACAACAACCTGTCCTATATCGTTGCCAATATCCGGCCTGGCACCCGTGTGCCGATCGAACTGTTGCGCGATGGCCGACGGATGACAGTGACGGCGGTGGTAGCCGTTCGCCCGTCAGCCGAAGAACTGACGGGCCAGCAGTTCGACCCTGAAGCACAACAGGAATTTGACCAGCAGCAACAGCCGACCGAAACCGGTGATGCCTTGATCCGCAGCGAGTTGGGTCTGGTGACGCAGCGCATCACCCCAGACATTGCCCGCGCCATTGGCGTGGACAGCAATACGGTGGGCGTTGTCATTGCAGCTGTTTCGGGATCATCCGATGCCGCGTCCAAGGGACTGCAGCGGGGCGATGTGATCCTGAATGCCCATGGTCGACCCATTGCCAACAATGCTGATCTGGCCAACGCAATTGCCGAAGCGAAGCGCCAGGGACGGACCGCCATATTGGTGCAGGTGGTTCGCCGTGGCATCCGCCCGCAATATATTCCGCTGCGGCTGGGTAACTGA
- the hflC gene encoding protease modulator HflC encodes MGMVDYVTRHPVRIALSLLALAVIASMTFTVVPETKQGLILRYGQIEREVNPWSPRERFGATGAGLVARIPFVEQIKLIDKTVMGVTLDNQPVLSSDQLSMQVDAYARFRITDPRRMYESIRDEETLKTQLATLLGTSLRNELGKRTFASLLSPERGQVMEQIQTALARRATRYGVEIIDVRINRADLPDQSRDSVFARMRAAREQEATAIQAEGYKQARLILADADAEAARISAEAYGKDPRFYAFWRAMQSYERTFNGEGSPAPTFVLPPNQGYLSEFGDGGQ; translated from the coding sequence ATGGGTATGGTTGATTATGTGACGCGCCACCCGGTGCGCATCGCCCTGTCCCTGCTGGCGTTGGCCGTGATAGCGAGCATGACTTTCACCGTCGTGCCCGAGACGAAGCAAGGCCTGATCCTTCGTTATGGTCAGATCGAGCGGGAAGTGAATCCTTGGTCACCTCGTGAACGCTTTGGCGCCACCGGCGCAGGCCTGGTTGCCCGCATTCCTTTTGTCGAACAGATCAAGTTGATCGACAAGACTGTGATGGGGGTGACGCTGGACAACCAGCCAGTGTTGTCCAGCGACCAATTGTCGATGCAGGTCGATGCCTATGCCCGGTTCCGTATCACCGACCCGCGGCGGATGTACGAAAGTATCAGGGACGAAGAGACGCTGAAGACCCAGCTTGCGACCCTGCTGGGCACATCCTTGCGCAACGAGCTGGGCAAGCGGACATTTGCCAGCCTGTTGAGCCCGGAACGTGGGCAGGTGATGGAACAGATCCAGACAGCACTCGCCCGCCGCGCCACGCGCTATGGCGTCGAGATCATCGACGTGCGGATCAATCGTGCCGACCTGCCCGACCAGTCTCGCGATTCGGTTTTTGCCCGCATGCGCGCCGCCCGCGAGCAGGAAGCGACGGCGATCCAGGCCGAAGGCTATAAGCAGGCGCGGCTTATCCTGGCCGACGCAGATGCCGAGGCTGCCCGCATTTCCGCGGAAGCCTATGGCAAAGACCCGCGCTTCTATGCCTTTTGGCGGGCCATGCAGTCCTATGAGCGGACATTCAACGGTGAAGGCTCGCCAGCGCCCACCTTTGTCCTGCCACCCAATCAGGGCTACCTTTCGGAATTCGGTGACGGTGGCCAGTAA
- the hflK gene encoding protease modulator HflK, whose translation MSSNSPWGSGSGEDGGAGGSGGREDKGSPWLPPSHGGNGGSGGGGPKRPRGFDDMLRRGPFGPQLPGLPQGKTLWLAIGGGLLALWVLFTSVHQLDRQEDGVIVRLGSYSRTVGPGINFTYPAPFERLIKVPVRTSQTTDIPSGDGQNLMLTGDANIINLTYTVRWSVKQPAHFLFQLDDTTGAIRSAAESAMRATIANFTLQQAITTGKGDIELQVQQRLQAILDGYGAGVRVEAINIRDSAPPQEVKDAFDKVNVAKQEAATQAEQARGRAEQVRQTAEAEAASFDKVYAEYRLAPEVTRRRIYYETMERILARGEKTVVDSRGVTPYMQLPEVRRAAPAAEDAANSGRR comes from the coding sequence ATGAGCAGTAACAGCCCATGGGGTAGCGGTTCCGGAGAGGACGGCGGCGCTGGTGGCAGCGGCGGTCGGGAGGATAAGGGTTCGCCCTGGCTTCCACCCAGTCATGGCGGCAACGGCGGCAGTGGCGGCGGCGGACCGAAGCGCCCACGCGGGTTCGACGACATGCTTCGCAGGGGTCCATTCGGGCCACAACTGCCAGGCCTGCCTCAGGGCAAGACATTGTGGCTTGCGATCGGTGGCGGATTGTTGGCCCTGTGGGTTCTGTTCACCAGCGTCCATCAGCTGGACCGTCAGGAAGATGGCGTCATCGTCCGGTTGGGCAGCTATTCCCGCACTGTGGGCCCGGGCATCAACTTCACCTATCCGGCGCCATTCGAACGGTTGATCAAGGTCCCGGTCCGTACCAGTCAGACGACCGATATTCCGTCGGGTGATGGTCAGAACCTGATGCTGACTGGCGATGCCAACATCATAAATCTGACGTACACGGTCCGCTGGAGCGTGAAACAGCCCGCCCATTTCCTGTTTCAGCTCGACGACACGACCGGTGCCATCCGGTCGGCAGCGGAGAGCGCGATGCGCGCTACCATCGCCAATTTCACCCTGCAGCAGGCGATCACTACTGGCAAAGGTGACATAGAATTGCAGGTGCAGCAGCGGTTGCAGGCCATATTGGACGGTTATGGTGCCGGCGTGCGCGTGGAAGCGATCAACATTCGCGATTCAGCACCGCCGCAGGAGGTGAAGGACGCGTTTGACAAGGTGAATGTCGCCAAACAGGAAGCGGCAACACAGGCCGAGCAGGCACGCGGGCGGGCGGAACAGGTACGCCAAACCGCAGAAGCGGAAGCGGCATCATTTGACAAGGTGTACGCGGAATATCGGCTCGCCCCCGAGGTCACACGGCGGCGTATCTATTATGAAACCATGGAACGCATTCTGGCACGCGGCGAAAAGACGGTCGTCGATAGCCGTGGCGTAACCCCCTACATGCAGCTGCCCGAAGTACGCCGTGCGGCGCCGGCAGCCGAAGACGCAGCCAATTCGGGAAGACGATAA
- a CDS encoding Mrp/NBP35 family ATP-binding protein, with amino-acid sequence MTSETHSNDELRTRIEERAKGLSGGRSGGVRLQDGIVTVALDVSGLDAPVREDLSAQLRDGLLLLPEVTDVRVAMTAQRKARTIIAVGSGKGGVGKSTLATNIAIALSRLGRKVGMVDADIYGPSQPRLLGREDTRPEAQGDKLVPVMSPHGIPFLSMGQLAKPGQAIAWRGPMAGRALEQLTDAHWGDVDLLIVDLPPGTGDIQLSMLQKFKPAGAVIVSTPQDLALIDAARAITLFRDAGVPVIGMVENMAGYACPHCGEVSDPFGNGGAESEAAALDMPFLGRVPLDRSIRLGSDAGVPPVAQGGSLAEPFTAIAARIDGWITSQSAGG; translated from the coding sequence ATGACATCCGAAACGCACAGCAATGATGAACTGCGCACCCGCATAGAGGAGCGCGCCAAGGGGCTTTCCGGCGGGCGATCGGGCGGGGTTCGCCTCCAGGATGGCATCGTGACCGTCGCGCTCGATGTCAGCGGGCTCGATGCTCCGGTCCGCGAAGATCTGTCGGCGCAGCTTCGCGATGGCCTTTTGCTGTTACCTGAAGTCACCGATGTGCGCGTGGCCATGACAGCACAGCGAAAGGCGCGCACTATCATCGCGGTCGGCAGCGGCAAGGGCGGTGTCGGCAAATCGACCCTCGCCACCAATATCGCCATTGCCCTGTCAAGGCTGGGCCGCAAGGTCGGCATGGTCGACGCTGACATCTACGGCCCTTCGCAGCCCCGCCTGCTGGGTCGCGAAGACACAAGGCCCGAGGCGCAGGGCGACAAGCTCGTGCCGGTCATGAGCCCGCACGGTATCCCGTTCCTGTCCATGGGGCAGCTTGCCAAGCCGGGTCAGGCGATTGCCTGGCGCGGTCCCATGGCCGGACGGGCGCTCGAACAATTGACCGACGCGCATTGGGGCGATGTCGACCTGCTGATTGTCGACCTTCCTCCCGGCACTGGCGATATCCAGCTGTCGATGTTGCAAAAGTTCAAACCTGCCGGTGCAGTGATCGTCTCGACGCCACAGGATCTGGCCCTGATCGACGCCGCTCGCGCCATCACCCTGTTCCGCGATGCGGGTGTGCCGGTGATTGGCATGGTTGAAAATATGGCCGGTTATGCCTGCCCTCACTGCGGGGAGGTTAGCGATCCGTTTGGTAACGGCGGCGCGGAAAGCGAGGCCGCCGCTCTCGACATGCCCTTCCTTGGCCGGGTCCCCCTGGACCGGTCGATCCGACTCGGAAGCGATGCCGGCGTGCCTCCGGTAGCGCAGGGCGGATCTTTGGCCGAGCCCTTTACCGCCATAGCCGCCCGTATCGATGGCTGGATCACCAGTCAAAGCGCGGGAGGATAG
- a CDS encoding CoA-binding protein: MPLSRDEDMRALLTGVRRIAMIGASIKPDRPSHGVMRFLLDHGWQVIPVNPGLTGQTILGQPVVASLSDIDTPVDMVDIFRSSEAAGEAVDAAIAHGARAVWLQLGVIDPAAAARAESAGLAVVMDRCPKIEVRRLGISGPA; this comes from the coding sequence ATGCCGTTGAGCCGCGACGAAGATATGCGCGCATTGCTCACCGGTGTCCGCCGTATCGCCATGATCGGCGCCTCCATCAAGCCCGACCGGCCCAGTCATGGTGTCATGCGCTTCCTGCTTGATCATGGCTGGCAGGTCATTCCGGTCAATCCCGGCCTGACTGGTCAGACTATCCTCGGCCAGCCGGTCGTTGCCTCCCTGTCCGACATCGACACCCCGGTCGATATGGTGGATATCTTTCGCAGCAGCGAAGCAGCGGGGGAGGCTGTTGACGCCGCGATTGCCCATGGTGCCCGTGCCGTGTGGCTGCAACTCGGGGTGATCGATCCTGCCGCGGCAGCGCGCGCCGAATCGGCAGGACTGGCGGTGGTGATGGATCGCTGCCCCAAGATTGAGGTCCGCCGCCTCGGGATCAGCGGGCCGGCATGA
- a CDS encoding xanthine dehydrogenase family protein molybdopterin-binding subunit, with protein MSRYSDLRESIGRGSWLPRPDRRTLLIGGGAAVGLAVAWAVWPRAPGLAINAAPGEQILGPYLKIGMDGRVTVLVPQLEMGQGSFTLIAQVVADELGADWRTVAVEPAPLSGIYANDLLLEEDAQMAMPRRLVPEAVSAMGGWRRTMLAADARAMLTGGSTVLRQYEQPAREAAAVARALLQMAAADRWDVSWDECDAADGFVTNRNRKLRFGDLAEAAALLDPPEWPPLRAPGTGALFGESPPRLDLPSKIDGSFSFAGDIRLHDMAYAAIRQGPIGDTRVKRYDRKAPRAVMGYLGAVRHERWIAAVATNSWAAQRALNAMNPRFTTDGQRGDSAVADRRLKAAFAEYDGSRLVDEGSVSDAFAGRPVLTAEFLVAPALHGTMETRTATAAWEDGRVQLWVASQAPGVCRAMVARALGIGEGDVVLFQMPAGGSFDAAFEHDVAVQAAIISRAMKRPIQLVWSRTEDIMRDLPRAPARARLSATLSSGTTIDGWHAAIATPSSRHEWHGRLDGLSPQHAMEEAAGKADAAAINGARPPYLIPNVAIDHLPVNTAIPSGQWRANADSYTAFFTEAFVDELARAAGTDPFGFRIAMLGEQPELARCLQRASEIGGWSGGEAGSGQGLACLSMRGSHIALMAVARPGASGLVVERIVAAADVGRVLNPAIVRQQIESGIVFGLAAAVGATTRYRRGLANARTLRDIGLPNLGQMPAITVELLPSNRAPGGFEEIGVPGVAPAIANALFTVTGQRLRRLPLSVKPIP; from the coding sequence ATGAGCCGCTATTCCGACCTGCGCGAATCGATCGGCCGGGGCAGTTGGCTCCCCCGCCCTGACCGGCGCACCCTGCTGATCGGCGGCGGGGCAGCCGTCGGCCTGGCTGTCGCCTGGGCCGTGTGGCCACGCGCGCCCGGCCTCGCGATCAATGCCGCGCCGGGTGAACAGATACTCGGGCCCTATCTCAAGATCGGCATGGATGGCCGTGTCACTGTTCTCGTGCCCCAGCTGGAAATGGGTCAGGGCAGTTTCACCCTGATCGCGCAGGTGGTGGCCGACGAGCTGGGTGCAGACTGGCGGACTGTCGCCGTGGAGCCCGCCCCGCTCAGCGGCATCTACGCCAACGATCTCCTGCTGGAAGAAGATGCACAGATGGCAATGCCTCGCCGCCTTGTGCCTGAAGCGGTCTCTGCGATGGGTGGCTGGCGAAGGACAATGCTGGCGGCGGATGCGCGTGCCATGCTCACCGGTGGCTCGACAGTGTTGCGTCAGTATGAGCAGCCGGCGCGAGAGGCGGCGGCCGTTGCCCGTGCCCTGTTGCAAATGGCGGCGGCAGACCGGTGGGACGTGTCTTGGGACGAATGTGACGCGGCCGATGGTTTTGTGACAAACCGCAACCGCAAACTGCGTTTTGGTGATCTTGCAGAGGCTGCCGCCCTCCTTGACCCGCCGGAATGGCCGCCACTGCGGGCACCCGGAACAGGTGCTTTGTTCGGCGAATCCCCCCCTCGGCTTGACCTGCCCTCAAAGATCGACGGCTCGTTCAGCTTTGCTGGTGACATCCGTCTGCACGATATGGCCTATGCAGCTATCCGTCAGGGGCCGATCGGGGATACGCGGGTCAAACGTTATGACCGAAAGGCACCGCGGGCGGTGATGGGTTATCTTGGCGCTGTACGGCATGAGCGTTGGATCGCAGCTGTTGCGACCAATAGCTGGGCGGCGCAACGGGCGCTCAACGCCATGAACCCGCGGTTCACCACTGACGGACAGCGGGGTGATTCCGCAGTGGCGGATCGGCGGCTCAAGGCGGCCTTTGCCGAATATGATGGATCGCGCTTGGTGGACGAAGGGTCGGTCAGTGATGCCTTTGCCGGTCGTCCTGTGCTCACTGCCGAATTTCTCGTAGCCCCGGCGCTGCATGGCACAATGGAAACCCGCACCGCGACAGCGGCCTGGGAAGATGGTCGAGTGCAGCTTTGGGTTGCCAGCCAGGCCCCCGGCGTTTGCCGGGCGATGGTGGCCAGGGCTCTCGGTATTGGCGAGGGCGATGTGGTCCTTTTCCAGATGCCGGCTGGGGGCAGCTTTGATGCTGCCTTTGAACATGATGTCGCCGTTCAGGCAGCCATTATTTCCCGCGCGATGAAGCGACCGATCCAGCTTGTCTGGTCCAGAACAGAAGACATCATGCGCGATCTGCCGCGCGCTCCCGCCCGCGCCCGGCTCAGCGCGACACTGTCCTCGGGTACCACAATCGACGGTTGGCACGCGGCCATTGCCACCCCGTCCAGTCGACACGAATGGCATGGCCGCCTCGACGGGCTCAGCCCGCAACACGCGATGGAAGAGGCCGCTGGCAAGGCAGATGCTGCGGCGATTAACGGCGCCAGACCGCCCTATCTCATCCCCAATGTCGCGATCGACCATTTGCCCGTCAACACGGCAATCCCGTCAGGTCAATGGCGTGCCAATGCTGATAGCTATACCGCCTTCTTTACCGAAGCCTTTGTCGACGAACTGGCCCGTGCCGCCGGTACTGATCCTTTTGGTTTTCGTATCGCCATGCTGGGCGAGCAGCCTGAACTCGCCCGCTGCCTGCAACGCGCGTCCGAAATTGGCGGCTGGTCGGGGGGAGAGGCCGGCTCGGGCCAGGGCCTCGCTTGCCTGTCGATGCGTGGCAGCCATATTGCCCTGATGGCGGTGGCCCGTCCCGGGGCTTCCGGTCTGGTTGTCGAACGAATCGTCGCCGCTGCGGATGTCGGCCGCGTACTTAATCCCGCCATTGTCCGGCAACAGATAGAAAGTGGCATCGTCTTTGGTCTGGCGGCGGCTGTCGGGGCCACGACCCGCTATCGGCGCGGTCTGGCCAATGCGCGCACTCTGCGGGACATCGGCCTTCCCAATCTGGGCCAGATGCCCGCCATCACCGTCGAATTGCTGCCCAGCAACCGTGCGCCCGGCGGCTTTGAAGAAATTGGCGTTCCCGGTGTCGCGCCGGCCATTGCCAATGCCCTGTTCACCGTGACCGGTCAGCGACTGCGCCGGCTACCCCTGAGTGTCAAACCCATCCCATGA